In Mercurialis annua linkage group LG5, ddMerAnnu1.2, whole genome shotgun sequence, a single genomic region encodes these proteins:
- the LOC126682488 gene encoding sugar transport protein 10-like: MAGGFVVQDGGGRHYEGGVTTFVIVTCLVAAMGGLIFGYDIGISGGVTSMDSFLSKFFPSVYKKETEDKSNNMYCKFESHMLQLFTSSLYLAALVASFFASVVTRTFGRKISMVFGGSVFLVGAILNGAATNVAMLIIGRLLLGVGVGFANQSVPVYLSEMAPAKIRGALNIGFQMAITIGILVANLINYGTSKIQQGWGWRISLVLAAVPAIMMTVGSLFLPDTPNSILERGYPEKAKDMLRKIRGTNNVDAEFQDLTDASDAAKKVEHPWRNILEPKYRPQLIICTLVPFFQQLTGINVIMFYAPVLFKTLGFGDDASLMSAVITGVVNVVATTVSIYAADRFGRRILFLEGGIQMIICQVLTGILIGLTFGTAGVGTLSSTRADFILFFICIYVAAFAWSWGPLGWLVPSEICPLEIRSAGQAINVSVNMFFTFLIGQFFLSMLCHFKFGLFLFFAGWVIIMTIFIFFFLPETRNVPIEEMNRVWKAHWFWGKYIPDDAIIGNKPYKGQTA; encoded by the exons ATGGCAGGAGGTTTTGTGGTTCAAGATGGAGGAGGAAGACATTATGAAGGTGGTGTTACCACCTTTGTCATTGTGACTTGTTTGGTTGCAGCCATGGGTGgtctcatttttggatatgacATTGGTATTTCAG GGGGAGTAACTTCAATGGATTCATTTTTGAGCAAGTTCTTCCCATCCGTATACAAAAAAGAGACAGAAGACAAAAGTAACAATATGTATTGCAAATTTGAGAGCCATATGTTACAGTTATTTACATCTTCGCTCTACCTTGCTGCATTAGTAGCCTCCTTCTTTGCTTCCGTCGTAACAAGAACCTTTGGTCGTAAGATCTCCATGGTCTTCGGAGGTTCTGTTTTCCTCGTCGGCGCTATCCTTAACGGTGCTGCCACTAATGTTGCCATGCTCATTATCGGTCGTTTGTTGCTTGGTGTTGGTGTTGGTTTTGCTAATCAA TCTGTTCCAGTCTATCTATCCGAAATGGCGCCAGCAAAGATCAGAGGTGCACTTAATATAGGTTTCCAAATGGCAATCACAATCGGTATTCTAGTTGCTAATCTCATCAACTACGGAACATCAAAGATCCAACAAGGTTGGGGATGGAGAATCTCCTTAGTTCTCGCAGCAGTTCCTGCAATAATGATGACCGTTGGATCTCTTTTCCTACCCGACACTCCTAACTCCATTCTCGAAAGAGGCTATCCAGAGAAAGCCAAGGACATGTTGAGGAAGATCCGAGGCACCAACAACGTCGATGCGGAGTTTCAAGACCTAACCGACGCGAGTGATGCTGCGAAAAAAGTCGAACATCCGTGGAGGAACATTCTGGAACCGAAATATAGACCTCAGCTTATTATTTGTACATTGGTTCCATTTTTCCAGCAGCTTACTGGTATTAATGTCATCATGTTCTATGCTCCTGTTCTTTTTAAGACACTGGGGTTTGGAGATGATGCTTCACTTATGTCTGCTGTTATTACTGGAGTCGTTAATGTGGTGGCTACTACTGTTTCCATTTATGCTGCCGACAGGTTTGGGAGACGAATTTTGTTCCTTGAGGGTGGTATCCAAATGATCATTTGCCAG GTTCTCACCGGCATATTAATAGGCCTGACTTTCGGGACAGCCGGTGTGGGAACATTATCATCAACAAGAGCAGATTTTATATTGTTCTTCATTTGCATATACGTAGCAGCATTCGCATGGTCATGGGGTCCATTAGGATGGTTGGTCCCTAGTGAAATTTGCCCGTTAGAAATCCGATCGGCCGGCCAAGCCATCAACGTCTCCGTAAACATGTTTTTCACATTCTTGATCGGACAATTCTTTCTGTCCATGCTTTGCCACTTCAAATTCGggctcttcttgttcttcgcgGGGTGGGTGATCATCATGACcatatttattttcttctttttgccTGAGACGAGAAATGTACCGATTGAAGAAATGAACAGAGTGTGGAAGGCACATTGGTTCTGGGGGAAATATATTCCTGATGATGCTATTATTGGTAACAAACCTTACAAAGGACAGACTGCTTGA